The proteins below are encoded in one region of Pelotomaculum schinkii:
- a CDS encoding tyrosine-type recombinase/integrase: MSEFISSLAPLMRAFVSYRKASGRWNEASYEVNLSLFDKYCDKHFPNVSELSQNMADSWCAQRETEENNSCRSRIYPIVSFIRYLRKRGMTAVTEPTVPRKEPRDYIPHAFTEAELQNFFTACDSISADPPTEEQLSRRITVPVFFRLLYSSGIRTNEARALMREDVDLDSGIVNIRYSKGHAQHYVVLHDSMLLLMRQYDGAIDKMYPNRVYFFPARERNGGFHRASWVQQNFHKMWRQHNCRNVVPYELRHNYAVENINGWMGIGFDFNAKLLYLSKSMGHRVLESTKYYYSLVPGLADIIEAQTGEGDVIPEVDYESY, from the coding sequence ATGAGTGAGTTTATATCCTCCCTTGCACCGCTCATGCGGGCGTTTGTTTCTTATCGGAAGGCTTCCGGACGTTGGAATGAAGCCTCTTACGAAGTTAATCTGAGTCTGTTCGACAAGTATTGTGATAAGCATTTTCCCAATGTTTCTGAGTTGTCACAGAATATGGCGGATTCATGGTGCGCCCAGCGCGAAACGGAAGAAAACAATTCATGCCGATCAAGAATATATCCTATTGTCAGCTTCATACGTTATCTGCGTAAACGCGGGATGACTGCCGTTACGGAGCCAACAGTCCCCCGAAAAGAGCCAAGAGACTATATCCCACACGCGTTTACTGAAGCGGAACTACAGAACTTCTTTACGGCTTGTGACTCAATATCCGCCGATCCGCCCACAGAAGAACAGTTGTCGCGGCGGATAACAGTCCCCGTATTCTTCCGGCTGCTGTACTCAAGTGGAATCCGGACGAATGAGGCACGGGCGCTGATGCGTGAAGACGTTGACCTTGACAGCGGTATTGTGAACATCCGCTACTCCAAGGGTCATGCACAGCATTATGTTGTGCTGCATGATTCTATGCTTTTATTGATGCGGCAGTACGATGGCGCTATTGATAAAATGTACCCGAACCGGGTCTACTTCTTTCCTGCCAGAGAAAGAAACGGAGGCTTCCACAGAGCATCCTGGGTACAACAAAATTTCCACAAAATGTGGCGTCAGCATAACTGCAGAAACGTTGTCCCATACGAACTCCGACATAATTATGCCGTTGAGAACATCAACGGTTGGATGGGCATAGGGTTTGATTTTAACGCGAAACTGCTTTACCTGAGCAAGAGCATGGGTCATCGCGTTTTGGAAAGTACGAAATACTACTATTCGCTTGTTCCGGGGCTGGCCGACATCATCGAAGCTCAAACCGGCGAGGGCGATGTCATCCCGGAGGTGGACTATGAGAGCTACTAA
- a CDS encoding tyrosine-type recombinase/integrase, translated as METSVGNAIAKYILEARSESTSEYVFLRTSAPYRKLSDCGSMDNILEKYVKSAGILRQPGDGKSFHALPRSMGTWMLESGVPLTTISQVLGHKEQDSAKQYLSMDYEKLVSCALDFQEIPLGKGIFE; from the coding sequence TTGGAAACAAGCGTAGGCAACGCAATTGCCAAGTACATATTGGAAGCAAGGTCCGAATCTACTTCGGAATATGTTTTTTTAAGAACATCTGCGCCCTACAGGAAGTTGTCTGATTGCGGTTCTATGGACAACATCCTGGAGAAATACGTAAAAAGCGCTGGTATTTTACGACAACCAGGCGATGGGAAGAGTTTTCATGCCTTGCCCCGCTCCATGGGAACTTGGATGTTGGAATCCGGTGTTCCTTTGACAACAATTTCACAGGTGCTGGGCCACAAAGAACAGGATTCAGCAAAACAATACCTTTCCATGGATTATGAGAAACTTGTGTCATGTGCGCTGGATTTCCAGGAGATCCCCTTAGGAAAGGGGATCTTCGAGTGA
- a CDS encoding helix-turn-helix domain-containing protein, with translation MALTEEQKMEVALFRFGLIAPLLNNQVDNPKVYLEKVSALVYDVPYYGRKEFCDKTFRRWLLDYRKDNLEGLKPQNRKDKGQSRVISEDLAEKIIAFRHENPGLSVMLLYDQMAKEGLILRSEVSYHSVYRFLKKKNLAKPLADKVVVKDRKRFAYDEVNRMWQGDYPEFFVIPTFRCER, from the coding sequence ATGGCTTTGACCGAAGAACAGAAAATGGAGGTGGCCCTTTTCCGTTTCGGCTTGATCGCTCCCTTGCTAAACAATCAAGTTGATAATCCGAAAGTCTACCTGGAGAAGGTTTCCGCCCTAGTCTATGACGTCCCCTACTACGGAAGAAAAGAGTTCTGTGACAAAACCTTTCGCCGTTGGCTTTTGGACTACCGCAAAGACAATCTGGAAGGGCTTAAGCCTCAAAACCGTAAAGACAAGGGACAGTCAAGAGTAATCAGCGAGGACCTTGCTGAGAAAATTATAGCTTTTAGGCATGAAAACCCAGGCTTGAGCGTTATGCTTCTTTACGACCAAATGGCCAAAGAAGGGCTAATCTTGCGCTCCGAGGTTTCTTACCATTCGGTCTACCGCTTTCTCAAGAAGAAAAATCTGGCCAAACCCCTGGCGGATAAAGTCGTGGTTAAGGACCGCAAGCGCTTTGCCTACGATGAGGTAAACCGGATGTGGCAGGGCGATTATCCCGAGTTTTTTGTTATCCCGACTTTCAGATGTGAGAGGTGA
- a CDS encoding tyrosine-type recombinase/integrase yields MMTNRQALQRLKADIQLRGLSRNTLDSYTTHVGIFLNHFKKPIEKLNEMDVRSFLGHLIVEKKLSPGTVNVYSASIRFFFAVTLNRTMNYLQIPRLKRPKKLPEILTRNEVAELISQTTNAKHKALLLMAYGSGLRVSELASLKTTDIDSASMRVLVRGGKGQKDRYTLLPESALFALRDYWRKYRPKSSDGYIFPGIKNVGHITTSAVARAIKEALAKTAIQKSVSPHTLRHCFATHLLEDGLSLLQIKALLGHASISSTTIYLHLANTTNGITSPADNMPQKFVDCPL; encoded by the coding sequence ATGATGACTAACCGTCAGGCGCTGCAACGCCTGAAAGCTGACATCCAGCTTAGGGGGCTATCCAGAAACACACTCGATTCCTATACGACTCATGTTGGGATCTTCCTTAATCACTTCAAAAAACCTATCGAGAAGCTCAATGAAATGGACGTTCGAAGTTTCCTGGGACACTTGATTGTCGAAAAGAAATTATCGCCAGGCACGGTCAATGTTTACAGTGCTTCCATTCGCTTCTTCTTCGCAGTTACGCTGAACCGGACGATGAACTATCTACAAATTCCACGCCTTAAGCGGCCTAAGAAGCTACCGGAGATTTTAACGCGGAATGAAGTTGCAGAACTAATTTCCCAGACAACGAATGCCAAACACAAAGCCCTGCTCTTAATGGCGTACGGTTCCGGCTTACGAGTCAGCGAACTTGCCAGTCTCAAAACGACGGATATTGATTCGGCATCCATGCGGGTTTTGGTGCGCGGCGGCAAAGGCCAAAAGGATCGCTATACTCTTCTGCCCGAAAGCGCTTTATTCGCGTTGCGTGACTATTGGCGCAAGTACCGCCCGAAAAGCTCAGATGGATACATTTTTCCCGGAATCAAAAATGTTGGGCATATCACAACAAGCGCAGTAGCACGAGCGATTAAAGAAGCGCTTGCCAAGACAGCTATCCAAAAGAGTGTGTCGCCGCATACCCTTCGGCACTGTTTCGCCACTCACTTATTAGAGGACGGGCTAAGTCTACTCCAAATAAAGGCTTTGCTCGGACACGCCAGCATTTCCTCAACCACGATCTATCTTCATCTGGCAAACACCACGAACGGAATAACCAGTCCGGCGGACAACATGCCTCAGAAGTTTGTGGACTGCCCATTATGA
- a CDS encoding transposase family protein, translating into MGFLFWASDNLLFIPWNLPVKLSIYAKDRYSVVFPVLIKCPCCNSAVKLKRHGFYERNALANKRCYRISICRYLCPACLKTVSLLPWFLLPYFQHNRNAILKSLRESFRKTTAAVGRQLAAFYHKRFLANTPAIVSALREQHWRERLPADKNKGAIKIVRRLNFTRASETTLAEVNSLSNRILANFMARSF; encoded by the coding sequence ATGGGGTTTCTTTTTTGGGCTTCAGATAATTTGCTATTCATTCCTTGGAATCTACCTGTTAAGCTATCAATCTATGCCAAGGACAGATACTCAGTGGTCTTTCCCGTACTTATCAAGTGCCCTTGCTGCAATTCTGCAGTCAAGCTGAAACGGCACGGCTTCTATGAACGCAATGCACTAGCCAACAAACGATGTTACCGTATCAGCATCTGCCGGTACCTGTGTCCTGCCTGCTTAAAGACGGTATCTCTTTTGCCCTGGTTTCTTCTGCCTTACTTCCAACATAACCGTAATGCCATATTAAAAAGCCTGCGGGAGAGTTTTAGAAAAACAACTGCTGCCGTTGGCCGCCAACTAGCCGCTTTTTACCATAAGCGTTTCTTAGCCAATACCCCCGCCATTGTCAGTGCTTTAAGAGAACAGCACTGGCGAGAGCGACTTCCTGCGGATAAAAACAAAGGGGCCATAAAGATAGTCCGCCGGTTAAACTTCACTCGGGCAAGTGAAACGACCTTGGCAGAGGTCAATAGTTTATCCAACCGGATCTTGGCTAACTTTATGGCAAGATCATTTTAA
- a CDS encoding tyrosine-type recombinase/integrase, whose amino-acid sequence MNTQKLRDNYPKLIGYMEEAGYSATYIKKVRREIDHVLSRAESKGYVSYTDIYLEYANKSSSRGYLRDKLNCLGIIERFDNRSQYPDGRQRQQIVKRGLYHLLLPKFKAVVDCYRASESKRNKKATTIIGEASHGASFLYALQQKGINTLDAITEASVLSVFIGDDNTLRRSCSYKKDIAAVLKACIRENPDRPEFTRILAYLPELREYRKNIQYLKPDEAEQIKQALANGDSGLSFRDRAVGSLALYTGMRCCDIAGLTIDDIDWEKELICIRQQKTGAPLELPLSITVGNAIYDYLVSERPETGCEYVFISENRPYGRLMSGSIGNISNKIMKAANTRQSTGDRRGFHIFRHRVATELLGSGVPQPVISRTLGHTSPDSLETYLSADFKHLKECALSIERFPMPEGVFAHE is encoded by the coding sequence ATGAATACACAAAAATTGAGGGATAATTATCCCAAACTGATTGGCTACATGGAAGAGGCCGGTTATAGCGCCACATATATTAAAAAAGTGCGCCGAGAGATTGACCACGTTCTTTCCAGAGCGGAATCAAAGGGCTATGTGTCGTATACGGATATTTATCTGGAGTACGCAAATAAATCAAGCTCCCGAGGTTATCTGCGAGACAAACTGAATTGTCTTGGTATTATCGAACGCTTTGACAATCGCAGCCAGTACCCCGACGGACGACAGCGACAGCAGATTGTAAAACGTGGCCTGTATCACTTATTGTTGCCGAAGTTCAAAGCCGTAGTTGACTGTTACCGGGCATCCGAAAGCAAGCGGAACAAGAAGGCAACCACAATCATAGGCGAAGCGAGCCATGGTGCGAGTTTTTTGTACGCTTTGCAGCAGAAAGGCATAAATACTCTTGACGCGATTACAGAGGCGTCTGTGTTATCCGTTTTCATAGGCGATGACAACACCCTGCGCCGAAGCTGCTCATACAAAAAGGACATCGCAGCAGTTCTCAAAGCCTGCATAAGGGAGAACCCTGATCGCCCGGAGTTCACAAGGATATTAGCTTACCTGCCTGAATTGCGCGAGTACCGTAAGAACATCCAGTATTTGAAGCCAGATGAAGCGGAGCAGATCAAACAGGCTCTCGCAAATGGGGATTCGGGGCTATCGTTCAGGGACAGGGCGGTTGGTTCTCTAGCGCTTTATACAGGGATGCGATGCTGTGACATTGCCGGATTGACAATAGATGATATTGATTGGGAGAAAGAGCTAATCTGTATCAGGCAGCAGAAGACTGGTGCTCCCCTCGAATTGCCGCTTTCCATTACCGTAGGCAACGCCATTTATGACTATCTTGTGTCCGAACGCCCGGAAACCGGGTGTGAATACGTATTTATTTCAGAAAACCGGCCATACGGGCGTTTGATGAGCGGAAGTATCGGTAACATTTCCAACAAGATCATGAAAGCCGCAAACACCAGACAAAGCACTGGCGACCGCAGGGGATTTCACATCTTTCGCCATCGGGTGGCAACAGAACTTCTAGGCAGCGGCGTTCCTCAACCGGTTATCAGCAGAACACTTGGTCATACGTCACCCGATTCCCTGGAAACATATTTGAGCGCCGACTTTAAGCATCTAAAAGAGTGTGCGCTCAGTATAGAACGGTTCCCGATGCCGGAGGGGGTATTTGCACATGAGTGA
- a CDS encoding IS3 family transposase, whose protein sequence is MTKRDNNLLNITWLCAAAGVSRSGYYHYLETEDLRRQREEQDQKDFLSILDAYKFRGYNKGARGIYMRLLHMAPPVHMNIKKIRRLMKKHGLICPIRKANPYRRMAKALRTNNVAPNLLNREFETHGPRAVLLTDITYIINGKAPRCYMSTIIDACTKELLAWVLSKSLEIDFVLETVNQLIENYGIFLSADTLINSDQGVHYTSIKFIQLIKDRELRQSMSRKANCWDNAPQ, encoded by the coding sequence ATGACAAAGCGAGATAACAACTTATTGAATATTACCTGGCTGTGCGCTGCTGCCGGTGTTTCGCGGTCCGGATACTACCACTACCTTGAAACAGAAGACCTGAGACGGCAGCGCGAGGAACAAGATCAAAAGGACTTCCTGAGCATTCTGGATGCTTACAAGTTTCGCGGCTACAACAAGGGAGCCCGCGGCATTTACATGCGGCTTCTTCATATGGCTCCTCCAGTGCATATGAACATTAAGAAGATCCGACGTTTGATGAAGAAACATGGACTTATCTGTCCTATTCGCAAGGCGAATCCGTACAGAAGAATGGCCAAAGCACTAAGAACCAACAACGTTGCCCCCAACCTGCTGAACCGGGAATTTGAAACACACGGTCCCCGTGCTGTTCTGCTTACGGATATTACCTACATCATTAATGGGAAGGCACCACGGTGCTATATGTCTACTATCATCGACGCCTGTACAAAAGAGTTGCTCGCATGGGTACTGAGCAAATCTCTCGAAATCGATTTTGTTCTGGAAACTGTGAACCAGCTCATCGAGAATTATGGTATCTTTTTGTCAGCCGATACTCTGATTAATTCGGATCAAGGGGTACACTACACAAGTATAAAGTTTATCCAACTGATAAAAGACCGTGAACTGAGGCAGTCTATGTCCCGAAAGGCAAACTGTTGGGATAACGCTCCTCAATAA
- a CDS encoding IS91 family transposase: MIEVQDIFREHGDEYLRQHPLNTVQIKAYRAILNCRTHALGGHIDTCDQCGHQRISYNSCRNRHCPKCQMLAKEQWIESQERCLLNIGYFHVVFTVPNELYMVFRQNQETMYTLFFKAVSETLLELGQNPKYLGAKLGVTAILHTWGQNLLYHPHIHCVVPGGGLTSAGHWKNSRKKFFIPVKVLSKKFRGKFLALMRAAQLRFDESTNKLNSSREYALFLQDLYNKDWVTYCKPPFGNTGKVIQYLSRYTHRVAISNNRILALQDDKVTFSWRDYADHNKVKQMTITAEEFIRRFMLHVLPRGFRKIRHYGLLASGGKTKRIQLCRQLTNTPFSIFSKPRSLFEILIDKFNDTFRKCPCCRIGMMIRASPLP, from the coding sequence ATGATTGAAGTGCAGGACATCTTTCGGGAACATGGCGATGAATACTTGCGCCAGCATCCGCTTAATACCGTTCAAATAAAGGCATATCGCGCTATCTTGAACTGCCGGACTCATGCTTTGGGCGGGCATATAGATACATGTGACCAATGTGGCCATCAACGTATCTCTTATAATTCCTGCCGAAACAGACATTGCCCCAAATGCCAAATGCTTGCCAAAGAACAATGGATCGAAAGCCAGGAACGTTGCCTGCTTAACATTGGCTATTTCCATGTCGTGTTTACGGTGCCGAACGAATTGTATATGGTATTCCGGCAGAACCAGGAAACGATGTACACTTTATTCTTCAAAGCTGTCTCGGAAACCTTGTTAGAGTTAGGCCAAAATCCAAAATATCTCGGCGCCAAACTCGGAGTAACCGCAATTCTCCACACATGGGGGCAGAACCTTCTGTATCATCCCCACATCCATTGTGTTGTACCGGGCGGCGGGTTGACCAGCGCCGGTCATTGGAAAAACTCGCGCAAGAAGTTCTTCATTCCGGTTAAGGTATTGTCCAAGAAATTCCGGGGGAAATTTCTCGCTCTCATGCGTGCGGCTCAATTACGCTTCGATGAATCTACGAACAAACTCAATAGTTCGAGAGAATATGCCCTCTTTCTGCAGGATTTGTATAACAAGGACTGGGTAACCTATTGCAAACCGCCCTTCGGCAATACCGGCAAGGTGATTCAATATTTAAGCCGCTACACACATCGCGTGGCTATTTCCAACAATCGGATTCTGGCGCTTCAAGATGATAAAGTCACATTTAGTTGGCGGGACTATGCCGACCATAACAAGGTCAAGCAGATGACTATTACAGCCGAAGAATTTATCCGCCGCTTTATGCTCCATGTACTGCCTCGAGGATTCCGGAAGATACGACACTACGGACTTTTGGCTTCCGGAGGGAAAACCAAACGGATACAGTTATGCCGGCAACTTACGAATACACCTTTTAGCATATTCTCTAAGCCGCGTTCATTATTCGAAATCCTCATTGACAAGTTCAATGATACATTTCGTAAATGTCCCTGCTGCAGAATAGGAATGATGATACGCGCATCTCCTCTTCCGTAA
- a CDS encoding tyrosine-type recombinase/integrase, translated as MQIPLERHIERVLEELEKLGMADITIKSYAGSAYGPMRNYCARNGTTDYEPATLNAFLCSQKERLEKSEISERHFRKLRRAVLMVHDLYQSGTLHYCRYDAGPKYEISEYFGLCLQQFLEAQHLTERTISNLRSKILQFLYYMERAGHRDFSAISPKDVKDYLLVAAEKNKGGMPNVLHALRLFFDYLKSNSLMSKDFRPVLNKPARRKKKFLPCFTHEEVEAILRQIDTNTKQGKRDYAILLLASHTGLRSIDIVNLRLSDLDWLNDSIRMFKRKRAGH; from the coding sequence TTGCAAATTCCATTGGAAAGACACATCGAGCGCGTGCTAGAAGAATTAGAAAAACTAGGCATGGCGGACATTACCATTAAATCTTATGCGGGTAGTGCGTATGGCCCCATGAGAAACTACTGTGCTAGAAACGGAACCACAGATTACGAACCCGCTACGCTGAATGCTTTTCTGTGTTCCCAGAAAGAGCGTCTTGAAAAATCCGAAATATCGGAGAGGCATTTCAGGAAATTGCGCAGGGCCGTACTAATGGTTCACGATCTTTATCAGTCTGGAACACTTCATTATTGCCGATATGATGCGGGCCCCAAATACGAAATAAGCGAATATTTCGGTCTTTGTCTGCAACAGTTTCTTGAGGCGCAGCACCTAACTGAAAGGACCATCTCCAACCTCAGATCTAAAATTCTACAATTTCTTTACTATATGGAGCGTGCCGGGCACCGTGATTTCAGCGCCATATCTCCGAAGGATGTTAAGGATTATCTCTTGGTGGCCGCTGAAAAAAACAAGGGTGGAATGCCAAATGTTCTTCACGCCCTGCGACTTTTTTTCGACTATTTAAAATCGAATTCACTCATGTCAAAAGATTTCCGGCCTGTGCTGAACAAACCTGCACGTCGAAAGAAGAAATTTCTGCCATGCTTTACTCATGAGGAAGTTGAAGCTATTCTCAGGCAGATAGATACCAATACAAAACAAGGAAAAAGGGATTACGCGATCCTTTTGCTGGCATCCCATACGGGACTGCGCTCCATCGACATCGTGAATTTACGGCTTTCTGATCTCGATTGGCTAAACGACAGCATTCGTATGTTCAAAAGAAAACGGGCCGGCCATTGA
- a CDS encoding Mu transposase C-terminal domain-containing protein, with the protein MMTGPYVIVNGKKKPTYLFAFIDDCSRLVTFAQFSFEQNFDAMKKVYIEAVIRRGIPKIVYLDNGKVYRSQLFHWACAQMGTTVSHTEPFDAPSKGKIERIFRTVRERFLPLLSYPVTSLDELNRAFGKWLEEDYHRRVHSSLGMSPLDKYLSLVNQVKFAREPDLVRELFLKRESRRVHNDATVSIGGRLFEVPPALIGQKVEVRFEPNDLSKILIYANDKFVGKGLPVQLADNARMKRNRSENDISPQVLSFHEALLKKESGK; encoded by the coding sequence ATGATGACAGGCCCTTATGTCATAGTCAATGGTAAGAAGAAGCCTACTTATCTTTTTGCCTTTATTGATGACTGTTCCCGTTTGGTTACTTTCGCCCAGTTTTCTTTTGAACAAAATTTCGACGCCATGAAAAAAGTCTATATCGAAGCGGTTATTCGCCGGGGTATACCCAAGATTGTTTACCTGGACAACGGTAAGGTTTACCGCTCTCAATTATTTCACTGGGCCTGTGCCCAAATGGGTACCACGGTTTCCCATACCGAGCCTTTCGATGCACCCAGCAAGGGGAAAATCGAACGGATTTTTCGTACGGTAAGAGAACGTTTCCTGCCACTTCTGTCTTATCCGGTGACATCCCTGGATGAATTGAACCGTGCTTTTGGAAAATGGCTGGAGGAAGACTACCATCGACGTGTTCACTCATCCCTGGGTATGTCTCCCCTCGACAAGTACTTGAGCTTGGTAAACCAGGTTAAGTTCGCCCGGGAGCCGGATTTGGTCCGGGAGTTATTCTTAAAAAGGGAGTCCCGCCGGGTTCACAATGATGCCACCGTCTCTATCGGGGGCAGGCTCTTCGAAGTGCCGCCCGCTCTAATCGGCCAGAAGGTGGAGGTGCGGTTTGAACCAAACGACTTAAGCAAGATATTGATTTATGCTAATGACAAGTTTGTAGGTAAGGGTTTACCGGTTCAATTGGCGGATAACGCCAGAATGAAGCGCAACCGCAGTGAAAATGATATTTCTCCCCAGGTATTATCTTTTCATGAAGCCCTTTTAAAAAAGGAGAGTGGTAAATGA
- a CDS encoding HNH endonuclease, which yields MYQKRTSRKQLLARADELLLPQRSEVKSRDSKLYNFEFYLNRAYAFNRDRGKCKVCGDFIMDKIHFHHINPNLSRNLVNRVSNLASVHSECHEKVHDGHDYSSLPKIIWKKILRYREKLNLPS from the coding sequence ATGTACCAGAAGAGAACCTCTCGTAAGCAGTTGTTGGCGAGGGCAGACGAGTTATTACTCCCACAACGGTCCGAGGTTAAAAGCAGAGATTCAAAACTCTACAACTTCGAATTCTATCTCAATCGTGCCTACGCCTTCAACCGGGATAGGGGAAAATGCAAGGTATGTGGTGATTTTATCATGGATAAAATTCATTTTCACCACATTAACCCCAATCTCTCCCGGAACCTGGTCAACCGGGTATCCAATCTAGCCAGTGTTCATAGCGAATGTCATGAAAAGGTTCATGATGGTCACGATTACTCGTCCTTGCCGAAGATTATCTGGAAGAAAATTCTGCGCTACAGAGAAAAACTGAACTTGCCCTCATAA
- a CDS encoding HTH domain-containing protein, whose amino-acid sequence MANKKFTEEEMNHLRASPYVLDVSPSIVHFSAKFKELFWHSIQERKEPRDIVIELGIDPDILGVNRVNRVNGLKGMIRNEVRAGKGFRDLKTYGSYLKDYTDPEAKVKYLEQQLAYKDQEIEFLKKIVSLGRGDAET is encoded by the coding sequence ATGGCTAACAAGAAATTTACTGAAGAAGAAATGAATCATCTCCGAGCAAGTCCTTATGTTTTGGATGTAAGTCCCAGTATTGTGCATTTCTCAGCCAAATTTAAGGAACTGTTTTGGCATTCAATACAAGAAAGAAAAGAGCCACGAGATATTGTTATTGAGCTCGGCATCGATCCAGATATTCTTGGCGTAAATCGTGTAAATCGTGTAAATGGATTGAAGGGTATGATCCGAAATGAAGTTCGAGCGGGAAAAGGGTTCAGAGACTTAAAAACATACGGGTCATATCTCAAAGACTACACAGACCCGGAAGCCAAAGTAAAATACCTTGAGCAGCAACTGGCATATAAAGATCAAGAAATAGAGTTTCTAAAAAAAATTGTGTCTTTAGGCCGGGGAGATGCGGAAACATGA
- a CDS encoding tyrosine-type recombinase/integrase, with protein sequence MKAYSDALSLYVGFLETEKGINPSTLNGACFCAVNIEEWLVWLMESRTCSSETCNNRLASLRAFLKYLGGRDISYLHLSQGASQIERRKAHAKKVTGMSKKAVSALLEAPDPTTKAGRRDIALMVVMYSTAARIDEILSMKVEQLHLDVDKPNIIVIGKRGKIRTLYLLPKAMAHLRAYIKDSHGATPNPSSFVFYSRNTGPAGKMSQKAVNKQLRKHAQAARSVCGEVPTDIHAHQLRHAKASHWLDDGMNIVQISFLLGHAQLQTTMVYLDITTEQEAKALATLEDDNDKSTPKKWRNADGSLSMFCGVRAMKR encoded by the coding sequence TTGAAAGCGTATAGTGATGCGCTCAGTCTATATGTTGGCTTTCTTGAAACGGAAAAAGGCATAAATCCAAGCACTCTCAACGGTGCTTGCTTTTGCGCCGTTAACATTGAGGAATGGCTTGTTTGGCTGATGGAGAGTCGTACGTGCAGCTCTGAAACCTGCAACAACCGGTTGGCCTCGCTTAGGGCTTTTCTCAAGTATCTCGGCGGCAGAGACATTTCATACCTTCACTTGTCGCAGGGGGCGTCACAGATTGAGCGAAGGAAAGCACACGCCAAAAAAGTGACTGGTATGAGTAAAAAAGCGGTGAGTGCCTTGCTTGAAGCCCCTGATCCGACTACAAAGGCTGGCCGCAGGGATATTGCCTTGATGGTCGTCATGTATAGCACCGCCGCACGGATAGACGAAATATTGTCTATGAAAGTTGAGCAACTGCACTTGGATGTTGATAAGCCAAACATCATAGTCATCGGCAAGAGGGGCAAAATCCGAACGCTGTATTTGCTGCCAAAGGCCATGGCTCACCTCAGGGCGTACATCAAAGACTCTCACGGGGCCACACCCAATCCGTCATCTTTCGTGTTCTACTCAAGGAACACAGGTCCAGCCGGGAAGATGAGCCAGAAAGCTGTTAACAAGCAGCTTCGCAAGCATGCACAAGCGGCGCGGTCAGTATGCGGCGAAGTCCCCACAGACATTCACGCTCATCAGCTTCGCCATGCCAAAGCCTCTCACTGGCTGGATGACGGCATGAACATCGTCCAAATATCCTTTCTCCTTGGTCATGCCCAGCTTCAAACAACGATGGTTTATTTGGACATAACCACCGAGCAGGAGGCAAAGGCCTTGGCAACGCTCGAAGACGATAACGACAAATCCACACCTAAAAAGTGGCGCAACGCAGACGGCAGCTTGTCCATGTTCTGCGGTGTGCGAGCGATGAAGCGGTAA